ACCCGTCGGGTGGTCGACGCCGCGGTCGAAAAGGCATACGGCGGCAAAAAGAAGATTGCCTGGATGGATATCTATGCCGGCGAAAATGCCCAGAAACTGTACGGCGAGGTGCTTCCCCAAGAAACCTTTGATGCCATCAAGCATTATGTGGTATCGCTCAAAGGGCCGCTTACCACTCCGATCGGCGGCGGGTTCCGCTCCCTCAATGTCACCCTGCGCCAGGTGCTGAATCTGTACGCCTGTGTCCGCCCGGTGCGGTATTTTGAGGGTGTTCCGGCCCCGGTGAAACATCCCGAGAAAATGGACGTGGTGATTTTCCGCGAGAATACCGAAGATGTTTACGCCGGTATCGAATGGGCCAAGGGTACCAAAGAGGTAAAGTCGGTTATCGATTTCCTCAACAAGAAATTCAAGGTGGGGATCCGGGCCGATTCCGGAATCGGTATCAAGCCGATTTCGGTCACCGGTACCAAGCGGCTGGTGCGGAAAGCCATTCAGTATGCGATCGATAAGAAACGCCCCTCGGTCACTATGGTGCACAAGGGGAATATCATGAAGTACACCGAGGGCGCATTCCGCGACTGGGGATACAAGCTGGCCACGACCGAGTTCCGCGACAAGGTGGTCACCGAGGAGGAGCTGTACTCAAAGTACAACGGTAAGGTCCCGGACGGAAAAATCATTATCAAGGATCGTATCGCCGACTCGATGTTCCAGCAGATTCTCACCCGCACCGATGAGTACGAAGTTATTGCCACGCCCAATCTCAACGGCGATTATCTTTCCGATGCCTGCGCTGCGCAGGTGGGCGGGTTGGGAATGGCGCCCGGCGCCAATATCGGCGATTTCGTGGGGCTGTTCGAGGCGACGCACGGGACGGCGCCCAAGTACGCCGATAAGGATATGGTCAATCCCGGATCGCTCATTCTCTCGGCGGTGATGATGCTCGAATATATGGGCTGGGAGGAAGCGGGGAAGATGATCGAGAAGTCGATTGAGTTGACGATCAAGAACAAGACCGTGACGTATGATTTGGAGCGGCAGATGGAGGGAGCGACGAAAGTCTCTACCTCCGAGTATGCCACGCATATAATCAACAACATGCGTTAGTAATCTCGATTGCATTGTGATTTATGCCCGGTGGGTTCCTATACCCATCGGGCATTCTTTTGTCATCCTTCTCTATTCCGTCAGGTCCTTAATTCCCCCGGCGACAACGGGGGAATGGTGACCTGACGGCAATTCTTTCTTACTTGCGGCGTCAGGAACCCATTCCTGACGCCAATTCTCTTTTGGCTTATGGGCATAATTATAGCTCTTGTAGGTCGGAGTTTCGAATGATTCCGGCTTTCGTCGGATGAATGAGAAACCCGACATTCTTCTTAATTCCCGGTCATGTAGGGCACGAGCCCGCCGTGGTGGGTGCTCGTGCCTTATAATTATCGAGGTTGTAGTGATTTTACGACATGCCGAGCAGGCAAAATATAATGGCTTGACAGTTCAAAAAAGATATGTATATTCATTATTGGTAAAAGGCTGACACCAGAGGAGAAACAGAGATTGTCTGGAAGCAGAACCCGTGAACGGGTTTATCTGGAAACCATATAAACAGTAGTTTGGCAAGGGTGACTAACGGACCTGAAGAAAGGACGTTACCCAATGGAACGATACAAAGACATCGGCGGCGACTCGGGCGTTGCCGCATACGAGATCGGAAGTGATTCGATCACAGTTCAGTTCAAGGATGGCGCGGTCTACCTCTACACCTACGCAAGCGCGGGCTCCGATGCGATCGAGACCATGAAGGGACTCGCCGTCAGCGGAGATGGGCTGAACAGCTACATCAACAGGAACGTACGGAAGAAGTATGCTGCGAAGCTGGGATAACTGCGACGGTATGAAGGAGTTGCCATATCAGGCCATGGAACGTACGCGCTTCTGACGCACACCGTTGGCTGCCAGAAGGACACATAATATGGCGAAAAATGTAAAAGTAGCTGAGGTTGACCCAGCCGGCGTCATGGGGCCGCGTCCTCGTCTCGTCAAACTGGTCGTCAAGAACTTCCGATGCATCGGGGCCACTCCAGTTACCATCGACCTAGATGACATCGTAGTCTTGGTCGGCCCGAATAATGTCGGGAAAAGCGCCGTTCTAAAAGCCTATGAAATCATCATGTCTGAGGGGTCGAATGCAGGGCATCTTTCAATTGATGATTTCCCATCTGGGAAAGTCGATCCCAGTGCATTGCCAGAAATCGAATTACATACAGTTGTTTACGACAACAGCCCTGGACCTGAATGGATTGAGAAGACAGAGGCAGGAGAGATGCTTGTTAAGGAGCTGTGGCGCTGGTCCGCTCCTGGTGTACCCGTGCGTCGTGGGTACAATGCGCAAGAGAAACGGTGGGCCACAGACGAAGACAAAGAGAAGGTACCCTGGGGTGCCGCAGGAGTCGCAAATTCGCGACGACCGCAACCGCATAGGGTCGATGCCTTTGCATCACCAGACGTACAGGCGGGCGAGATCGTCAAGCTCCTGATGACGGCAATTGAAAATCGGGTAAAATCGCATCAAGCCGACTCAAAGACAAACAAAGAGTCCGATTTCGCGAGACTCTTGGCTGGTATAGCCTCCTTACAGAAAAGAATAGTTGCCGAGAGTCAGGCGCAGATCACCGCCGTCCAGACAGACTTGTCTGGATATATAGGACGTGTCTTCCCCGGCCACTGTGTTGTGTTCGACGCTAAGCCAGAAGATGATCTTGACAAGGCACTCAATCTATTCAAGTCAAATCCGCAGCTCTTGATGGGACCCGAGAACGGATATTTGAGTACGATAGGCCGCCAAGGCAGCGGTGCACGCCGCACATTGCTTTGGACCGCGATCAGACTCTTGGCTGAAACAGGCAAAAAGAAAGACATGAGCCAACGTCCTCATATCCTGCTAATCGACGAACCTGAAATCTGTCTACATCCAAATGCTATAAGAGAGGCCTGCGATCTTCTGTATGGCCTGCCATCTCTCACGGGCAACTGGCAAGTAATGGTCACAACCCATTCACCCTGTTTCGTCGACTTTGCCAGAGACCATACGTCTATTGTGCGCGTCGCGCGGAGAGATGATGGGCTTATTACAGGGACAACCATTTTCCGACCATCCAAAGCCAACTTCGATGGCTCCGACAGAGACCTTCTGAAACTCCTGAATCTGTGCGATCCATATGTTGCGGAATTCTTCTTCGGGGGGAGATCGATCATAGTAGAGGGTGATACGGAGTACACTGCTTTCATGCACATAATTCACCTCTTCCCCGAGAAATACCAAGGCATCCATGTGGTGCGCGCACGGGGAAAAGCTACGATTGTGTCTCTCTGCAAAATTCTGAATCAATTTGGTGCGCCCTACTCGGTCCTGCACGACAGTGATCGCCCAACATACGAGAAGGATGGCAAGTATTGCGCGAATCCCGCATGGGCGCATAATGAGTCAATTCGTGTTGAAATGGCTAAGGCATCTGCTGCGACTCGACTACTTGCCACTTTGCTTAACTTCGAAAGCGCTTACCTCGGCGAAGAAGTCAAGTCTAACAAGCCATATAATGTGCTGTGCAGTCTTAAAGGCGATTCCGCAGTTGTTTCAAGAATTGCCGCGCTTCTTGACGCGTTGATCGACTTCACAAAGCCCATTCCACCCGGTGCCGTGCAATGGACGAGCGTTGATCAACTTAGGCAGGAAGTGGAGAAGATATGACGCCGGGTGGCCCGCTATTCATGGTGGGACGAATCATGACATAATATTGTCCCCCGCGCCATCAGCCGGCAAACCGGTGGCCCATAAGGCTATACAACTAACTCTGCATTGCCTCAATTTCAATCCATTTACCCCGTAAATTCCCAAATATTTCCTTCCTAACCTCTTGCCATTCAATCTCCGCAATACAAAATCTGTATCGAATCGATGGTGATTCGGCTCCCGACCCCTTATATGAAAGCATGGTTATGAATATGACTTCAATCCAAAAACAATCAACCGCCAATTCCACTGTCAGAAATTGGCACTGGAAAGGCAATGAACCTTATAAATTCATTAAGGAAAACTGCAGCGAATATTTTAAAAAACGAAGAAACAAACCCAATTTGCCGGCCGTTCACTTTATGCCTAATCTGTTGCCATACATGCAACTTACACCCAATTTGCCCGTTTTTGAAAGGCCAAAAAATTTCGTAAAACAAAGCCAAATTCGTCAAACCCATGGCAGACATGTACTTGGCTGTATTTCGTGTGGCTTTGCTCCCCTGGCTGCAAACTCCACCCCTTGTGGCACAATCAATTACGCCTGCAAACCCGCCCCCGCCACCCGACTGGATTCCCCGCCGCAACGGGGATGACAATGACGGAGCAGAGATGGCAAAAAGAAAAAAAGCCAGGAGGGCCCGCCGTGGCTGGCTTCTGGCCTGCAATACTTGGGAATGCAATATGTTGCGTGAGTCAATTTCGCAAAACCCTTCGGGATTTTGCGCTACAAAGCTGACCTATTTGACCTTTGCTTCCTCTTTGGCTGGCTCATCGAACGGGATGCCCATAACATATTTATGAATCGCGCGCGCGGCCACTTTACCTGCGCCCGCCGCCAGAATCACGGTGGCGCCGCCGGTAACAATGTCACCGCCGGCAAAGACACCCGGCCGCGAGGTCATCTGCGTCTTGGGATCAACCTCGATATTGCCCCACTTATTGGTCTTGAGTCCCGGCGTGGTCTGCGGGATCAGAGGATTGGAGGAGTTGCCGACCGCCACCACGACCGTATCGACGGGAAGAATGAAATTGGAGCCTTTCATTTCCACCGGCCGCCGCCTGCCAGAGGCATCCGGCTCGCCCAGTTCCATCTTGACACATTCCATCCCTTTGACCCAGCCGTTGTCATCGCCGATATAGCGAATGGGGTTGGTCAGGAACATGAACTGCACCCCCTCCTGTTCGGCGTGATGAATCTCCTCTTTACGGGCCGGCATCTCGTTACGGCTGCGGCGATAGACGATATAGGCATTCATAGCGCCGAGACGAAGCGAGGTACGCACCGAGTCCATGGCGGTATTCCCGCCGCCGAGAACGGCGACATTTTCACCGGCGAAAATGGGCGTATCGTAATTGGGGAAATCGTAACCGGCCATCAAATTGGAACGCGTCAAAAATTCGTTGGAGGAATAGATGCCGTTAAGGTTTTCGCCGTCAATTTGCATGAAGTTGGGCAGACCCGCCCCGGTGCCTACAAAAACGGCGTTGAATCCCTGCTCAAACAGTTCATCGACCGTATCGAGTTTGCCGATGACATAGCTGGTATAAATTTCCACACCCAGTTTCCTGAGATAATCAACCTCGGAGGCGACAATCGCTTTTGGCAGGCGAAACTCCGGGATACCGTAAATCAGCACGCCGCCCGCTTTGTGAAGAGCTTCGTATATGACCACTTTGTGTCCCATCTGAGCCAGGTCGGCGGCTACGGTCAGACCGGCCGGTCCGGCGCCGACAATGGCGACTTTCTTGCCGGTGGGCGGGGGAAGCTGCGGTATTTCGATTTCACCGCGCTCGCGCTCAAAATCGGCGACAAACCGCTCCAGATTACCGATGCCGACAGAATTATATTTCTTGGTCAGGATGCAGACTTTCTCACACTGCTCCTCCTGCGGGCAAACTCGTCCGCAGATGGCGGGGAGAGCGTTGGTTCTTTTTATCACCCTGGCGGCGGCGACAAAATCTCCCTCGGTCACCAGCCTGATAAATTCCGGGATGTTCACCTCCACCGGGCAGCCGCCGATACAGGGGGGCTTGGGACAAGCGAGGCAACGCCGGGCCTCAATCATGGCCAATTCCGGCGTCAGGCCGTGTGGCACTTCCTTGAAATTGCGTATTCTCTCTTTGGCATCCTGCTCCGGCATCTTCTGCCGGGGGATTTTCATCCGCTCTTTCTTTTCCAGAGGCTTATTCTTCTCGTTGTCCGTCATATTTATCTCTCGAATGATTTTTTCTTAGAGCTGTTTAATCTGGTCGGCCACGCGACAGCCCTCGTGAAGAAATCTTTCGTAGGCAATCTTTTCATATTTGGCATACATCTTCAGCCGCTTGGTCATCTCATCAAAGTCAACTTCATGGCCATCGAAATCGGGACCATCGACGCAGGCAAACTTGGTTTTCCCGCCGACTGTCACGCGGCAGGCGCCGCACATGCCGGTACCGTCAACCATGATCGGATTGAGACTGACAAAGGTTTTTATTTTCGGCAGGCGGGTGGATGCCACCACCGCTTTCATCATCGGGACCGGCCCGATGGAAATGACCATATCGACTTTCTCGCCGGCATCGAGCAGATTTTGCAGGACGGTGGTGACAAAACCATGGGTCCCATAAGAGCCGTCATCGGTAGAAATCAGAAGCCGGTGCGAGGCGGAAGTAAGTTCCTCTTCATATATCAAAAGGCTCTTACTACGGGCGCCGATGATAGTAGTCACCTGATTGCCGGCCTCTTTGAGCGCCTGGGCAATCGGGTAAATAGGGGGGATACCGACGCCGCCGCCGATACAAACACAATGGCCGAATTTTTCCACGTGCGAGGACATCCCCAGAGGGCCGACCACATCGGCAAAGGAATCGCCGGTTTTCATCCGGTTCATCGAGCCGGACGTTTTTCCCACCTCCTGAATGACCACGGTCAATAGGCCATTTTTCTTATCCAGCCCGCCGATGGACATCGGGACTCGTTCGCCTCGGTCATGCTGGCGCAGGATTACAAATTGTCCCGCTTTTGCCTTTTCGACAAGACGGGGAACTTCTATTCTGAAGCGATGTATTTTCTCGCAAAGCTCTTTTTTGTCGACGATCCTAAACAACTTTCCTCCGATGCAATTTCACTTCACGCTTTGTCGATGCACGCTATACGGCAGGACAATAAGACGAAATAATACTATTTTTGGCCTGATTTTTCAACAATTTCTTTAGTATCACGGGCAATGACCAGTTCCTCATTGGTTGGCACGGCGAAAATCTTAATGCGTGATTGATCGGATGAGATTTCCATCTCCTTGCCGATAGCGGCATTATTTCTCTCCGCATCCAGTTCGACGCCCATGAATTCCAGTCCCTTGCAGGTCATTTCTCTGATAATTGGCGAGTTTTCACCCACTCCGGCGGTAAAGACGAGGCAGTCAAGTCCTTTCAAGGCGGCGGCATAAGAGCCGATATATTTCCGCAGGCGATAGCAGTAAATATTCAACGCCAGTCTGGCGTTAGTGTGATTGACCTCACTGGCCTGGATTATTTCTCTCATGTCGGATGACACCCCGGAGATTCCAATCAGCCCGGAATGTTTGTTGAGTAGCGTATTCCCCTCATGCAGCGAGAGTTCCTCGCGCCCCATGACATGGAGAATCACAGCGGGATCGAGGTCGCCGGAACGGGTTCCCATGAGAAGACCCTCGAGAGGGGTAAACCCCATGGAAGTGTCAATCGAGACGCCGCCATCCACGGCGGTAATGGAGGCGCCGTTACCAAGATGGCAGGTTATTGTTTTGAGTTGTTCGATCGGTTTCCTCATAAGGGCGGCGGCCCTATGGGCCACATAGAAATGTGAAGTACCGTGGAAACCATAACGGCGGATGCCATACTTTTTGTACATCACATAAGGAAGGCCATAGATATATGCTTCCGGCGGCATCTGGTGATGGAAAGCGGTATCGAAAACAGCCACCTGGGGGATTCCGGGAAGCGTTTTTTCGCAAGCCTGAATCCCGCGAAGATTGTGCGGATTATGCAGCGGCGCGAGGTCGATCAGGTTGCGGATTTCGGCCATCACTTCCGGAGTGATGAAGACCGATTCGGCGAACCGCTCGCCGCCATGCACGACCCGATGCCCAATGGCGTGAATTTCCGATTTGTCTTTGATGACGCCATGATTGGCCGAGAGAAGGATTGAAATCACATAAGCGGTGGCCGCGATATGATCCAGAATTTCGCCCGAAATCTTGACCTCAGGACGGTCAAAAGGTTTATGGGTCAGGACCGCCCCGGTCATGCCGATACGGGCAACCAAACCCTTGGCCAGAGCTTTTTCATAGTCCATATCAAAGAATTGATATTTTATGGATGAGGAGCCGCAGTTGAGTACCAATATGTTCATTTTACCGTCCGATCGCCATCAGTCGATGGTTTTTCACAAGGGATACGATTTCCTTCTTTGTCATATTTAAAGAATCCCTGACCGGTCTTGACTCCCAGCTGACCGGCGCGCACCATTTTGCGAAGAACCGGGCAGGGGTTATACTTGTGCTCCGAAAGCTCGGATAGAAGATTTTCCATCCAGGACATAACCACATCGAGTCCCATCATATCGGCCAGGGCCAGCGGCCCGACATTAAAGCCGTAACCCAGTTTCATGGCGGTATCGATATCATCGGCGGTGGCCACACCCTCCATTAGAACATGCATCGCCTCGTTCAGGAGCGGAACAATGATGCGCGTTGTTATGTACCCGGGATATTCATACACCAGCACTGGCGTCTTGCCGAGCGTATCGGCGAACTGCCGGGCTTTCTCATAGGTATCATCCGATGTCTTCAACCCGCGGATAATCTCGACCAGAGGAATTTTGGGCACCGGGTTGAGGAAATGCATGCCGATAATTCGATCAGGCCGGGTGGTCATCGCCGCCAACTCGGTTATGGAAAGAGTAGCGGTGTTGGTGATGAAAATTGTTTCCGGGGGACAGAGGTCATCAAGTTTCTGAAACAACTCTCGTTTCATACGCAGGTTTTCAGGAATGGCCTCGATGACTATTAAAGCCTCCCTGGCGACCTGCAGTTCGGCCGAGAGAGTTATTCGTGAGAGAATAGCTTTCTTCTCCGCCTGAGTCATAGCCCAGCGGACGATAGCATGATCGAGGCTTTCGTCAATCCTTTTCAAGCCTTTGTCGGCTACCCTGATGGTGCGATCGAGAAGAACAACCTCGGTGCCGGTGCTCGCTATCGCCTGAGCAATCCCCTGGCCCATGACGCCGGAACCGGCGATGACAATCTTAGTTGCAGGCATGATACTCAACCTTCGCCAATATGTGAAAAAAGTAACAAATACCGGCGCTAATATAAGCAATTGCTATTGGCAGGCAAGGTTTTTTTGATTTCCGACCAATTCAGGTTACTGCCAATAAGTTACGCCAAAGGAATTTTAATTCGACAAAAATGTCTATCTAAAATATATGTCATGAATGAATTTTTGTCAGACAGTCGGCGATGATTTCCCGGATTATTATTTGACGGTTTTGGGTCGGAATAATTTTATTGGTGATAGAGGGGGAATTTCATTTGGAAACAGCCGGGATTGGGGAAAACGGGGGGGGGCGAGACGCGGGATTAGTCGCGGGCAGGGGTGAGAGTTAATATTTTTCTTGACATAATCGATAATAGGTGATATAGTTACAAGCTTAGGATGTATTTGCTTGTGAAAGCAGACTCCGATAATAAAGAATGGGCGATTAGCTCAGATGGTTAGAGTACTTGCTTGACATGCAAGGGGTCACTGGTTCGATTCCAGTATCGCCCACCATTCTTGCGGGATGTAGGCCGTATCAAGTATGGTTTATGCCCGTTTATAGTTATGAGTGAAGAAAATGAGCGACGCGCAAGTAATTATAAAATTCCCTGATGGCTCCGAAAGGAGCTTTCCCTGCGGAGTCACCGGGTTTGAAATCGCCAAGTCGATTTCCCCTCGTCTGGCCAAAGAGGCGATTGCCGCGAAGGTCGATGGCGATTTGAAAGACCTCTCCTGTCCCATTGTGGGGAATGCCCCGATTGAGATAGTCACTTTCGATTCGCCTGAGGGGAAGAAGGTTTTCTGGCATTCCACCTCCCATATCATGGCTCAGGCGGTGCAGGAGCTTTTTCCGGGAGCTAAATTGGCCATCGGGCCGGCCATTGAGGAAGGTTTTTACTATGATTTCGACCTTGATAGTCCTTTTTCACCCGAAGACCTGCAGAAGATTGAAAGCCGGATGGCCAAGATCATCGAGGAGAAAGCCAGATTCCAGAGAGAGGATTTGAGCCGCACTGAAGTTATTGAGAGATTCCGGGGCAAGAATGAAAAATACAAAGTGGAAATGCTTCAGGAGGACATTCTGGATGACCGGGTTTCGGTCTATAAACATTCCTTTTTTGAAGATCTCTGCCGCGGCCCTCATATTCCGGATACCGGTGTGGTCAAGGCTTTCAAGCTGATTGCTTCCTCGGGCGCTTATTGGAGAGGGGATGAGAAAAATCGGATGCTCCAGCGTATCTACGGGATATCCTTCCCTAAAAAAAGCATGCTTGAGGAATATCTCGTTCGGCTGGAAGAGGCCAAGAAGCGCGACCACCGAACGCTGGGGAAACAACTCAGCCTTTTCCATATCACCAATGATGTCGGCGCCGGGCTGGTGCTCTGGATGCCGCATGGCGCGACAGTCAGAAACCAGATCGAAAATTTCTGGCGTGAAGAGCATATTAAGGGCGGCTATAGCATTGTTTTCACCCCTCATATAGCCAACCTGGAGCTTTGGAAACGCTCCGGACATACAATCAATTACGCCGAAAGCATGTATCAGCCGGTGCAGGTTGATGAGGCGCAGTACCAGATCAAACCGATGAACTGCCCGTTTCATATCATGATGTATAAGTCGCGGCGCTGGAGTTATCGCGACCTTCCTTTGCGCTGGGCGGAACTCGGCACGGTCTATCGCTATGAATTGCCCGGGGTGCTCCACGGACTGATGCGGGTTCGCGGATTCACTCAGGACGACGCTCACCACTTTGTCTCCCCGGAGACGATGGAGGACGAGCTGGTCTGGTTGATTAAATTCTGCATCCATATCCTGGACCCGTTCCGTTTCAAAGATTACGACATTTATCTTTCCACCCGGCCGGCCAAAGCCATCGGCGACCCGCAGGATTGGGAAAAGGCCACAAACGGTCTTCGCCGGGCTCTCGATTTTCTCAAGCTGAAATATCTGGTCGATGAGGGGGGGGGCGCTTTTTACGGACCCAAAATCGACATAAAGATTAAGGACGCCCTCGGACGCAGTTGGCAGTGCTCAACGATTCAATTCGATTTCAATCTTCCCGAGCGGTTTGATCTCACATTTGCCGATAAGGACGGCCAACTCAAAAGACCCTATATGATTCACCGTGCCCTGCTGGGCTCAATTGAGCGGTTTTTCGGGGTCTTGATCGAGCATTATGCGGGCAGGTTCCCGCTCTGGTTGGCCCCGGTTCAGGCCCGGATTCTGCCCATAACCGATGAATTCAATGCCTATGGCGAAACGGTACTGGCCCGGCTGCTGGCCCGAAATATCCGGGCTGAGTTGGATTCCAGGTCGGAAAAAATCGGGCATAAAATACGTGAATCGGAGTTGCAGAAAATACCGTATATGCTTATAATTGGTGCTAATGAAAGAGAGGCGGGTACCGTCTCGGTGCGCATTCACGGCCAGGGAGATAAAGGCGCTCGCAAAATAGAAGAATTGATTGATATTTTTGAAAATGAGATCGGCGAAAAAGCGATTGAGTCAAAATTAGTATAAGGGAGGATGTTATAGTTCACAAAGGAATTCGGGTAAACGAGCAAATTTCGATTTCCCCGGTCAGATTGATAGGCGTCAACGGCGACCAGGTTGGCATTGTTCCCATTCGGGAAGCTCAGGAAAAGGCACGCGAGGCCAATCTGGATTTGGTGGAGGTTTCGCCCACCAGCAGGCCGCCGGTATGCCGGATCATGGATTTTGGGAAATTCAAGTATGAACTGGCCAAGAAGGCCAAGCTGGCCCGTAAGAAACAGCATGTGGTTCAGCTTAAGGAGATGCGCTATCGTCCCAAAATCGATGAACATGACTTCCAATTCAAAACCAGACATGTGCGCGAATTTCTCATG
The Candidatus Zixiibacteriota bacterium genome window above contains:
- the infC gene encoding translation initiation factor IF-3, with protein sequence MRVNEQISISPVRLIGVNGDQVGIVPIREAQEKAREANLDLVEVSPTSRPPVCRIMDFGKFKYELAKKAKLARKKQHVVQLKEMRYRPKIDEHDFQFKTRHVREFLMQGSKVKTYVMFSGREMAHTEYGYKLLEKVAQELSDICTIEQSARLEGRNLSMILNPKPQALKAKPKRTENAQDKDKSVGSQAIQEDGHR
- a CDS encoding AAA family ATPase is translated as MAKNVKVAEVDPAGVMGPRPRLVKLVVKNFRCIGATPVTIDLDDIVVLVGPNNVGKSAVLKAYEIIMSEGSNAGHLSIDDFPSGKVDPSALPEIELHTVVYDNSPGPEWIEKTEAGEMLVKELWRWSAPGVPVRRGYNAQEKRWATDEDKEKVPWGAAGVANSRRPQPHRVDAFASPDVQAGEIVKLLMTAIENRVKSHQADSKTNKESDFARLLAGIASLQKRIVAESQAQITAVQTDLSGYIGRVFPGHCVVFDAKPEDDLDKALNLFKSNPQLLMGPENGYLSTIGRQGSGARRTLLWTAIRLLAETGKKKDMSQRPHILLIDEPEICLHPNAIREACDLLYGLPSLTGNWQVMVTTHSPCFVDFARDHTSIVRVARRDDGLITGTTIFRPSKANFDGSDRDLLKLLNLCDPYVAEFFFGGRSIIVEGDTEYTAFMHIIHLFPEKYQGIHVVRARGKATIVSLCKILNQFGAPYSVLHDSDRPTYEKDGKYCANPAWAHNESIRVEMAKASAATRLLATLLNFESAYLGEEVKSNKPYNVLCSLKGDSAVVSRIAALLDALIDFTKPIPPGAVQWTSVDQLRQEVEKI
- the thrS gene encoding threonine--tRNA ligase, with protein sequence MSDAQVIIKFPDGSERSFPCGVTGFEIAKSISPRLAKEAIAAKVDGDLKDLSCPIVGNAPIEIVTFDSPEGKKVFWHSTSHIMAQAVQELFPGAKLAIGPAIEEGFYYDFDLDSPFSPEDLQKIESRMAKIIEEKARFQREDLSRTEVIERFRGKNEKYKVEMLQEDILDDRVSVYKHSFFEDLCRGPHIPDTGVVKAFKLIASSGAYWRGDEKNRMLQRIYGISFPKKSMLEEYLVRLEEAKKRDHRTLGKQLSLFHITNDVGAGLVLWMPHGATVRNQIENFWREEHIKGGYSIVFTPHIANLELWKRSGHTINYAESMYQPVQVDEAQYQIKPMNCPFHIMMYKSRRWSYRDLPLRWAELGTVYRYELPGVLHGLMRVRGFTQDDAHHFVSPETMEDELVWLIKFCIHILDPFRFKDYDIYLSTRPAKAIGDPQDWEKATNGLRRALDFLKLKYLVDEGGGAFYGPKIDIKIKDALGRSWQCSTIQFDFNLPERFDLTFADKDGQLKRPYMIHRALLGSIERFFGVLIEHYAGRFPLWLAPVQARILPITDEFNAYGETVLARLLARNIRAELDSRSEKIGHKIRESELQKIPYMLIIGANEREAGTVSVRIHGQGDKGARKIEELIDIFENEIGEKAIESKLV
- a CDS encoding 3-hydroxyacyl-CoA dehydrogenase NAD-binding domain-containing protein, whose translation is MPATKIVIAGSGVMGQGIAQAIASTGTEVVLLDRTIRVADKGLKRIDESLDHAIVRWAMTQAEKKAILSRITLSAELQVAREALIVIEAIPENLRMKRELFQKLDDLCPPETIFITNTATLSITELAAMTTRPDRIIGMHFLNPVPKIPLVEIIRGLKTSDDTYEKARQFADTLGKTPVLVYEYPGYITTRIIVPLLNEAMHVLMEGVATADDIDTAMKLGYGFNVGPLALADMMGLDVVMSWMENLLSELSEHKYNPCPVLRKMVRAGQLGVKTGQGFFKYDKEGNRIPCEKPSTDGDRTVK
- the icd gene encoding isocitrate dehydrogenase (NADP(+)), translating into MAAKFKHIKIPTDGVKITIKNKKLVVPDHPIIPVIEGDGIGRDIMKATRRVVDAAVEKAYGGKKKIAWMDIYAGENAQKLYGEVLPQETFDAIKHYVVSLKGPLTTPIGGGFRSLNVTLRQVLNLYACVRPVRYFEGVPAPVKHPEKMDVVIFRENTEDVYAGIEWAKGTKEVKSVIDFLNKKFKVGIRADSGIGIKPISVTGTKRLVRKAIQYAIDKKRPSVTMVHKGNIMKYTEGAFRDWGYKLATTEFRDKVVTEEELYSKYNGKVPDGKIIIKDRIADSMFQQILTRTDEYEVIATPNLNGDYLSDACAAQVGGLGMAPGANIGDFVGLFEATHGTAPKYADKDMVNPGSLILSAVMMLEYMGWEEAGKMIEKSIELTIKNKTVTYDLERQMEGATKVSTSEYATHIINNMR
- a CDS encoding sulfide/dihydroorotate dehydrogenase-like FAD/NAD-binding protein encodes the protein MFRIVDKKELCEKIHRFRIEVPRLVEKAKAGQFVILRQHDRGERVPMSIGGLDKKNGLLTVVIQEVGKTSGSMNRMKTGDSFADVVGPLGMSSHVEKFGHCVCIGGGVGIPPIYPIAQALKEAGNQVTTIIGARSKSLLIYEEELTSASHRLLISTDDGSYGTHGFVTTVLQNLLDAGEKVDMVISIGPVPMMKAVVASTRLPKIKTFVSLNPIMVDGTGMCGACRVTVGGKTKFACVDGPDFDGHEVDFDEMTKRLKMYAKYEKIAYERFLHEGCRVADQIKQL
- the gltA gene encoding NADPH-dependent glutamate synthase translates to MTDNEKNKPLEKKERMKIPRQKMPEQDAKERIRNFKEVPHGLTPELAMIEARRCLACPKPPCIGGCPVEVNIPEFIRLVTEGDFVAAARVIKRTNALPAICGRVCPQEEQCEKVCILTKKYNSVGIGNLERFVADFERERGEIEIPQLPPPTGKKVAIVGAGPAGLTVAADLAQMGHKVVIYEALHKAGGVLIYGIPEFRLPKAIVASEVDYLRKLGVEIYTSYVIGKLDTVDELFEQGFNAVFVGTGAGLPNFMQIDGENLNGIYSSNEFLTRSNLMAGYDFPNYDTPIFAGENVAVLGGGNTAMDSVRTSLRLGAMNAYIVYRRSRNEMPARKEEIHHAEQEGVQFMFLTNPIRYIGDDNGWVKGMECVKMELGEPDASGRRRPVEMKGSNFILPVDTVVVAVGNSSNPLIPQTTPGLKTNKWGNIEVDPKTQMTSRPGVFAGGDIVTGGATVILAAGAGKVAARAIHKYVMGIPFDEPAKEEAKVK
- a CDS encoding acetate kinase, coding for MNILVLNCGSSSIKYQFFDMDYEKALAKGLVARIGMTGAVLTHKPFDRPEVKISGEILDHIAATAYVISILLSANHGVIKDKSEIHAIGHRVVHGGERFAESVFITPEVMAEIRNLIDLAPLHNPHNLRGIQACEKTLPGIPQVAVFDTAFHHQMPPEAYIYGLPYVMYKKYGIRRYGFHGTSHFYVAHRAAALMRKPIEQLKTITCHLGNGASITAVDGGVSIDTSMGFTPLEGLLMGTRSGDLDPAVILHVMGREELSLHEGNTLLNKHSGLIGISGVSSDMREIIQASEVNHTNARLALNIYCYRLRKYIGSYAAALKGLDCLVFTAGVGENSPIIREMTCKGLEFMGVELDAERNNAAIGKEMEISSDQSRIKIFAVPTNEELVIARDTKEIVEKSGQK